Within the Acidipropionibacterium acidipropionici genome, the region CTCGGTCTGCGCCAGAATCGCCCGGCGCTGGGTGGCGTTGAGACCCGGGTACACCGTCAGCAGCAGGTCCTCCGAGCCGGCGGGCACCGAGGGCGCCAGCCGGGTCGACTGCGTCGGCGCGAACCCGTACTCGAGCCGCTCGGTGTACACGTTGACCGCGGACTTCCGGTTGTAGACGATCTGCGCGCTGCCTCCGGGGATCGTCTTCCCGGCGTAGGGGTTGTCGCGGTAGGGCCGGTCCTTGGCGATGCAGCGCGCCAGGGTCGTCCCACAGCGCTGCTCGAGGTAGTTCACCAGCTCGGCGCGGGCCGGCTCCAGCACCTCCTTGCGGTACTTGGCGTCGGAGACCCGGGCGGCGACCGCGGCCTCACCGGAGATCCGCCCGCCGATGATGTCCAGGGCGTAGTGGACGCCCACCGTCATCCGGTTGTTAGCGGCCTCCGAGGACCGGGTGAGGATCTCGGGAGCCAGCTCCGGCAGCAGCGTCGCCAGGGTGATCCCGGCCTGGTAGACGGTCGTGGTGTGGCCGCTGGGGAAGGATCCGCCGGTGCACAGCCCCTCATCGCCGTAGGCCGGCCACAGCACGACGTCGGCATTCGAGAACTGGTGAGTCCGGTCGACCACCGGCGCGAGCCGGGTGATCTTGAGGCTGCCGTCGGGGTTGGCCCACGGCTGGCCCTTCCTGGTGGGCACGTAGGAGGATGCGTTGACCTTGCTGGGAGCGCAGGCCTCATCCTCCTTCGGGATCGCCGGCACGTCCGCGTCGGCCGCCAGGTAGGGCCGCGGATGGTAGAAGGCGTCCTTGGCCTTGTCAGTGTTGATGTAGGCGCCCGATGTGCCGTCGGTGGCGTTGAGCAGGGC harbors:
- a CDS encoding phosphatase PAP2 family protein; the protein is MRIRSGHRRPLRIGIATVVAGASLLASGGVAQAAEYPSDSTQPDLVKALQGYYNAWQPSGKHDMHGTVVNPRVTNWNDRVTSWINQNSTKDQQFRALQNAMYLDDNRKGYDQSTSIADGLGQTIGRYYAEGRKNGKLPKVDALLNATDGTSGAYINTDKAKDAFYHPRPYLAADADVPAIPKEDEACAPSKVNASSYVPTRKGQPWANPDGSLKITRLAPVVDRTHQFSNADVVLWPAYGDEGLCTGGSFPSGHTTTVYQAGITLATLLPELAPEILTRSSEAANNRMTVGVHYALDIIGGRISGEAAVAARVSDAKYRKEVLEPARAELVNYLEQRCGTTLARCIAKDRPYRDNPYAGKTIPGGSAQIVYNRKSAVNVYTERLEYGFAPTQSTRLAPSVPAGSEDLLLTVYPGLNATQRRAILAQTETRSGQLLDTTRLALDGKAPGSWQRLNLAAAMSATVKVDRHGAVKVLSTGGQAKVIKDHVPAGAGGR